From a single Methanobrevibacter sp. genomic region:
- a CDS encoding calcium-translocating P-type ATPase, PMCA-type — MDKFLKKYNTSHQGLSESEVLKRQQEYGLNELDEKKPTPLLILFLSQFVDVLIALLIIAAIASIAIGDFIDAGVILLAVMLNTILGFIQEYRSRKAVDSLKNIIVKKAIVKRDNEIFEVDANTLTIGDIVILEEGNKSPADIVLIECNDIHCDESFLTGESKAVAKEINDTIFMDSNIISGHGIGIVTDIGMKTEIGKIAKIVQEEDEETPLEIRVGKLGKVLSAIAITVCIGIFILETLQGVGLVETFMTAVSLAVAAIPEGLPAVLTLTLALGMSEMASSNAIVKRLLSVETLGSCTIICSDKTGTLTDNNMSVVESYLLNENKTLMISKLCNNAIIKDETAIGNQTDVAILRFGKDCKSNFERVDEIPLDSNRKMMTTIHRLDNENKIVLTKGAPEIILDKCKHVDYNGTIKIIDAETKETILQKIDDMSEDALRVIGFAYKINDEENPEENLIFTGLLGLIDPPKRNAKKAVKECINAGIAVKMITGDHKKTAIAIATQLGILTDGQVITGKELEKLTDEEYLSIADDIQVYARVKPAQKMRIVETLKSLGNIVAMTGDGVNDAPALKKASIGVAMGDGTDVAKESSDMILQDNDFSTIVKAIKEGRKIYDNIKRFVKFQVSTNVGAILTIVGTSLLNLPLPFNPAQLLWLNIVMDGPPAQTLGMEGAEKDTMQRPPETGDILTKKTLIDLFLLGAVMAIGTIIVFYWEIYSGASTKKAMTVAFTLFIVYQLLNAFNGRSNSEKSSKYLYIGLALSFVLQLLIIYIPQLQIIFRTTAISIIEWIIIIIVASSILFAQKIMDKVIK, encoded by the coding sequence ATGGATAAATTCCTAAAAAAATATAACACATCACATCAAGGATTAAGTGAAAGTGAAGTCTTAAAAAGACAACAGGAATACGGTTTAAATGAACTTGATGAAAAAAAACCAACACCCCTATTAATCTTATTTTTATCACAATTTGTTGATGTATTAATTGCACTTTTAATAATAGCAGCCATTGCTTCAATTGCAATTGGCGATTTTATTGATGCAGGAGTAATTTTACTTGCTGTAATGCTTAACACAATTCTTGGATTCATTCAAGAGTACAGATCAAGAAAAGCTGTGGATAGTCTTAAAAATATAATAGTTAAAAAAGCAATTGTTAAAAGAGATAATGAAATATTTGAAGTTGATGCAAATACATTGACAATTGGAGATATTGTAATTCTCGAAGAAGGAAATAAATCTCCTGCTGACATAGTATTGATTGAATGTAATGATATTCATTGTGATGAATCATTCCTCACAGGAGAATCCAAAGCAGTAGCAAAAGAAATAAATGACACAATCTTTATGGATTCAAACATCATTTCCGGTCATGGAATAGGTATTGTAACTGACATTGGAATGAAAACTGAAATCGGGAAAATTGCAAAAATTGTCCAAGAGGAAGATGAAGAAACTCCACTTGAGATAAGAGTGGGGAAACTTGGAAAAGTATTATCTGCAATTGCAATTACAGTTTGTATAGGCATATTTATTTTAGAAACCCTGCAAGGAGTTGGCCTTGTTGAAACTTTCATGACTGCTGTTTCACTTGCAGTTGCCGCAATCCCTGAAGGCCTTCCAGCAGTTTTGACATTGACACTTGCACTTGGAATGTCTGAAATGGCTTCATCAAATGCAATCGTTAAACGATTACTGTCTGTTGAAACTTTAGGATCATGTACAATAATCTGCAGTGATAAAACAGGAACTTTAACTGATAATAACATGAGTGTTGTTGAAAGTTATTTACTGAATGAAAACAAGACTTTAATGATTTCAAAATTATGCAATAACGCCATCATAAAAGACGAAACTGCAATTGGAAATCAGACAGATGTAGCAATTCTGAGATTTGGAAAAGATTGTAAAAGCAACTTTGAGCGTGTTGATGAAATTCCACTTGACAGCAATCGTAAAATGATGACAACCATACATAGACTAGATAATGAAAATAAAATTGTTTTGACAAAAGGTGCACCAGAAATAATTTTAGATAAATGTAAACATGTAGACTATAATGGAACTATAAAAATAATTGATGCTGAAACAAAGGAAACCATACTTCAAAAAATTGACGACATGAGTGAAGATGCATTGAGAGTAATCGGTTTTGCATATAAAATCAATGATGAAGAAAACCCTGAAGAAAATCTCATATTCACAGGATTACTCGGATTAATAGATCCTCCAAAAAGGAATGCGAAAAAAGCGGTAAAAGAATGTATTAATGCAGGGATTGCAGTGAAAATGATTACAGGAGATCATAAAAAAACCGCAATCGCAATCGCAACACAACTTGGAATATTGACAGATGGTCAAGTGATTACCGGAAAAGAACTAGAAAAACTTACAGATGAAGAATATTTATCTATAGCAGATGACATCCAAGTTTATGCAAGGGTAAAACCTGCTCAAAAGATGAGAATTGTTGAAACATTAAAAAGTTTAGGAAACATTGTTGCAATGACAGGAGATGGAGTTAATGATGCTCCTGCTCTTAAAAAAGCATCAATTGGTGTTGCAATGGGTGATGGGACAGATGTTGCTAAGGAATCATCCGACATGATTTTACAGGATAATGATTTTTCAACAATTGTAAAAGCCATAAAAGAAGGACGTAAAATCTATGACAACATTAAAAGGTTTGTTAAATTCCAGGTATCAACAAATGTTGGAGCAATTTTAACAATAGTTGGAACAAGTTTACTCAATTTGCCATTGCCATTCAATCCAGCACAATTATTATGGCTAAATATTGTAATGGATGGTCCCCCAGCACAGACCTTAGGAATGGAAGGTGCTGAAAAAGATACCATGCAGCGTCCACCTGAAACTGGAGATATCCTCACAAAAAAGACATTGATAGACCTATTCCTATTAGGAGCAGTAATGGCTATTGGAACCATTATTGTTTTTTATTGGGAAATTTATTCAGGTGCATCAACCAAAAAAGCTATGACAGTTGCATTTACATTATTTATAGTCTATCAATTATTAAATGCATTTAACGGAAGATCAAACTCTGAAAAATCAAGCAAATACTTATATATTGGACTTGCATTATCATTTGTACTTCAATTACTAATCATATACATACCACAATTACAAATAATATTCAGAACAACTGCAATTAGTATTATTGAATGGATAATTATAATCATCGTTGCTTCAAGCATTTTATTTGCTCAAAAAATAATGGACAAAGTGATAAAATGA
- a CDS encoding zinc-ribbon domain-containing protein, producing MVLRRCPQCGSTSDDKYGFCIKCGWEFTKMTPAQNACPLCGYENPDEADFCVKCGTPLVFKSQFNGPQEINPIIINKEVTGTSSPIKQSGWLKWIIIFGYIFSILGGLLGLIIAIYLVTRKDANVRKHGIIQLAIFAFYIVLIAALYATGMIPADALTNYQQLIAGNMTFP from the coding sequence ATGGTTTTAAGAAGATGCCCTCAATGCGGTTCAACAAGTGATGACAAATATGGTTTTTGTATAAAATGCGGTTGGGAATTTACAAAAATGACTCCTGCACAAAATGCATGCCCATTATGCGGATACGAAAATCCAGACGAAGCAGATTTTTGTGTGAAATGCGGAACACCCTTAGTCTTTAAGAGTCAGTTCAATGGACCACAAGAAATTAATCCAATAATAATAAACAAAGAAGTTACAGGCACAAGTTCACCGATAAAACAAAGTGGATGGCTTAAATGGATAATAATATTTGGATATATATTCTCAATTTTAGGTGGTCTTTTAGGATTAATAATCGCAATATATTTAGTTACAAGAAAAGATGCAAATGTAAGAAAACACGGAATTATACAACTTGCAATATTTGCATTCTACATAGTGCTAATTGCAGCATTATACGCAACTGGAATGATTCCAGCAGATGCATTAACCAACTATCAGCAATTAATCGCCGGAAACATGACATTTCCTTAA
- the tuf gene encoding translation elongation factor EF-1 subunit alpha gives MAKDKEHLNLAFIGHVDHGKSTLVGHLLLKAGAIAEQQLDDGENKFRFVMDKLGEERERGVTIDLAHQKFSTKKYDYTVVDCPGHRDFVKNMITGASQADAGVLVVAADDGVMPQTKEHVFLSRTLGINQLIVAINKIDVVDYSEDKYNELKEQVSNLIKTVGFNPANVPFIPLSAFEGDNIKEASENTPWYKGDSLMDALDKLTPPEKPTDLPLRIPIQDVYSITGVGTVPVGRVETGIMKKGENVIFEPAGASGEVKSIEMHHEVFDVAEPGDNIGFNVRGVGKNDIRRGDVAGHTDNAPTVAKEFDAQVVVLQHPGVITVGYTPVFHCHTSQVACTFLELSKKLNPATGAVDEENPDFLKTGNAAIVKIKPTKPMCLENAKEIPQMGRFAIRDMGQTVAAGLCLNVTPAK, from the coding sequence ATGGCAAAAGATAAAGAACATCTTAACTTAGCATTTATTGGACACGTTGACCACGGAAAATCCACTTTAGTTGGACACTTATTATTAAAAGCTGGTGCAATCGCTGAACAACAATTAGACGACGGAGAAAACAAATTCAGATTTGTTATGGACAAATTAGGAGAAGAAAGAGAAAGAGGAGTAACTATCGATTTAGCTCACCAAAAATTCTCCACCAAAAAATACGACTACACTGTAGTAGATTGTCCTGGACACAGAGACTTCGTTAAAAACATGATCACTGGTGCTTCCCAAGCAGACGCTGGTGTTTTAGTAGTTGCAGCAGACGACGGCGTAATGCCTCAAACTAAAGAACACGTTTTCTTATCCAGAACTTTAGGTATTAATCAATTAATCGTTGCAATTAACAAAATTGATGTTGTAGATTACTCTGAAGACAAATACAACGAATTAAAAGAACAAGTTTCTAACTTAATCAAAACCGTAGGATTCAACCCAGCAAACGTACCTTTCATCCCATTATCTGCATTTGAAGGGGACAACATTAAAGAAGCAAGTGAAAACACTCCTTGGTACAAAGGTGACTCTTTAATGGATGCTTTAGACAAATTAACTCCACCTGAAAAACCTACCGATTTACCTTTAAGAATTCCTATTCAAGACGTTTACTCCATTACTGGTGTAGGAACCGTACCTGTAGGAAGAGTTGAAACCGGTATCATGAAAAAAGGTGAAAACGTTATCTTTGAACCTGCTGGAGCTTCCGGAGAAGTTAAATCTATCGAAATGCACCACGAAGTATTCGATGTAGCTGAACCTGGTGACAACATTGGATTCAACGTAAGAGGTGTAGGTAAAAACGATATCAGAAGAGGAGATGTAGCTGGACACACTGACAACGCTCCTACTGTTGCTAAAGAATTCGACGCACAAGTTGTTGTTTTACAACACCCTGGTGTAATTACCGTTGGATACACTCCTGTATTCCACTGTCACACTTCTCAAGTAGCATGTACTTTCTTAGAATTATCTAAAAAATTAAACCCTGCTACCGGTGCTGTTGATGAAGAAAACCCAGACTTCTTAAAAACTGGTAACGCAGCTATTGTTAAAATTAAACCTACCAAACCAATGTGTCTCGAAAACGCAAAAGAAATCCCTCAAATGGGAAGATTTGCTATCAGAGATATGGGTCAAACTGTTGCAGCTGGTTTATGTCTCAACGTTACCCCTGCAAAATAA
- the cobK gene encoding precorrin-6A reductase, with the protein MKILLLGGTKDSINIIKFIKKNFDAFILTTTTTEYGAKLAKDGGSDATIARPLPKNELIDIITKESYEILIDATHPFAEHITQTSVSIAKELKIPYLRFERPITNMENIDTSHIQYVKSFVEAGELIANEFNEGNVLHFAGANTMADIVKNVSIDRFYPRILKVEKSIEKCRELNISQDHIIPMTGAASTEENIQLIEKYDAIVMITKESGEIGGVIDKIQAANEKDIAVIMIQRPEINEINKENIVSNLDELDIKLKKLL; encoded by the coding sequence ATGAAAATATTATTATTAGGGGGTACAAAAGACTCCATAAACATTATAAAATTTATTAAGAAAAATTTTGATGCATTTATTCTAACTACAACCACAACTGAATACGGTGCAAAATTAGCAAAAGACGGAGGAAGTGATGCAACCATAGCTCGCCCACTTCCAAAAAATGAACTAATTGACATAATCACAAAGGAAAGTTATGAAATTTTAATTGATGCAACACATCCATTTGCAGAACATATTACTCAGACCAGCGTTAGTATTGCAAAAGAGTTAAAAATACCATATTTACGCTTCGAAAGACCTATCACAAACATGGAAAATATTGATACATCACATATACAATATGTAAAATCATTTGTTGAAGCAGGAGAATTAATAGCCAATGAATTTAATGAAGGAAATGTATTACATTTTGCAGGAGCCAACACAATGGCAGACATCGTGAAAAATGTTTCAATAGACAGATTCTACCCAAGAATATTAAAAGTGGAGAAATCTATTGAAAAATGTCGTGAATTAAATATTAGTCAAGATCATATTATTCCAATGACTGGTGCTGCAAGTACCGAAGAGAACATTCAACTAATTGAAAAATATGATGCTATCGTAATGATTACAAAAGAAAGCGGAGAAATTGGTGGTGTTATTGATAAAATTCAAGCAGCCAATGAAAAAGATATTGCAGTAATCATGATTCAAAGGCCCGAAATAAATGAAATAAACAAAGAAAATATTGTATCCAATTTAGATGAATTGGATATTAAATTAAAAAAACTTTTATAG
- the dusB gene encoding tRNA dihydrouridine synthase DusB codes for MKWKIGNVKIANQVVLAPMAGICDHAFRSIVKSMGCGLIETEMVSDKAIMYNNFKTQEMLFMKDEERPISQQIFGCGTDSFKIASEYIYENMKPDIIDINMGCPVKKVAIKSKAGSALLKDPEKAKRIVETVVETVPIPVTAKIRSGWDKSSINAVKMAQIIEDAGASAITVHPRTRHQRYDVPADWSIIKEVKDAVSIPVIGNGDIRSCYDSKRMLDETGCDAIMIGRATLGNPWLIKQCVDYLETGEEPEKVTVEEKIAMAKRHANILEETQPKKLAISRMRTQTAYYMKGMYRTVDIKPKLFKMNSKEEIFKLLDDYLATEHAHISKFVKQD; via the coding sequence ATGAAATGGAAAATTGGTAATGTCAAAATAGCAAATCAAGTAGTTTTAGCCCCCATGGCAGGAATATGTGACCATGCATTTAGAAGCATAGTTAAATCCATGGGTTGTGGTTTAATTGAGACTGAAATGGTTTCTGATAAAGCCATAATGTACAATAATTTCAAAACACAAGAAATGTTATTTATGAAGGATGAAGAAAGACCCATTTCCCAACAAATCTTCGGTTGCGGTACAGATTCATTTAAAATTGCTTCTGAATATATCTATGAAAATATGAAACCAGACATTATCGATATAAATATGGGATGTCCAGTTAAAAAAGTAGCTATTAAATCAAAAGCAGGCAGTGCTCTTTTAAAGGATCCTGAAAAAGCAAAACGTATTGTTGAAACCGTTGTTGAAACTGTTCCAATACCAGTTACTGCAAAAATTAGAAGCGGATGGGACAAAAGTAGTATCAATGCAGTGAAAATGGCACAGATTATTGAAGATGCAGGTGCTTCAGCAATTACTGTCCATCCACGTACCAGACATCAGAGATACGATGTTCCAGCAGACTGGTCAATAATCAAAGAGGTTAAAGATGCAGTGTCAATTCCAGTAATTGGAAATGGTGATATCAGATCATGTTATGATTCAAAAAGAATGCTTGATGAAACTGGTTGTGATGCAATAATGATTGGACGAGCAACCCTTGGAAATCCCTGGCTCATAAAACAATGCGTTGATTACTTAGAAACTGGTGAAGAACCTGAAAAAGTTACTGTTGAAGAAAAAATAGCTATGGCAAAAAGACATGCAAACATCCTTGAAGAAACACAACCTAAAAAACTAGCAATTTCAAGAATGAGAACACAGACTGCATATTACATGAAAGGAATGTATAGGACTGTTGATATTAAACCAAAATTATTTAAAATGAACTCAAAAGAAGAGATATTTAAATTGTTAGATGATTATTTAGCCACCGAACATGCACATATTTCCAAATTTGTCAAACAAGATTAA
- the prf1 gene encoding peptide chain release factor aRF-1 — protein MAEVSSKELYEFKKTLKELSGKRGRGTELVSVYIPPDKQLSDVGKHMRDELGQSANIKSKQTRKNVQSAIEVILQSIRLYKQPPENGLVLFVGMIPKGGPGTEKMEKYVLEPPEPITTYWYKCNNEFFIEPLEEIIEERDTYGLAVVDRKEATVATLKGKKVNILTHLTSGVPGKHKAGGQSQRRFDRVIDLAAHEFKKRIGEHMNDDFLDLKDDLKGIIVGGPGFTKEEFIQGDYLQYELKDKIIATVDTSYTGEPGIREVIDKSADILDNLDVMHEKKQVQRFLKELTKDKGLCSYGENQVRNNLIMGAVDTLLLSEDLSSMRKTFECTNCGTQKEVTVKTQAEADKYDEKCPNCNDTFKEIASKDLTDEFVEKAEEMNTNVEFISTETEEGMQLFRAFGGIAAVLRYYVEY, from the coding sequence ATGGCTGAAGTATCATCAAAAGAATTATATGAATTCAAAAAAACTTTAAAAGAACTATCTGGAAAAAGAGGTAGAGGTACAGAGCTTGTTTCCGTTTACATTCCACCTGATAAACAATTAAGTGATGTTGGTAAGCACATGAGAGATGAACTTGGACAAAGTGCTAACATTAAGAGTAAACAAACAAGAAAAAATGTACAATCTGCTATCGAAGTAATTTTACAAAGTATTCGTTTATACAAGCAACCACCTGAAAATGGTTTAGTTTTATTTGTAGGAATGATTCCTAAAGGCGGTCCTGGTACTGAAAAAATGGAAAAATATGTTTTAGAACCACCGGAACCAATCACAACTTACTGGTATAAATGTAACAATGAATTTTTCATTGAACCTTTAGAAGAAATTATTGAAGAAAGGGATACCTACGGTCTTGCTGTAGTTGACAGGAAAGAAGCTACTGTAGCTACTTTAAAAGGTAAAAAAGTTAACATCTTAACTCACTTAACCAGTGGTGTTCCTGGAAAACACAAAGCAGGGGGACAATCTCAAAGAAGGTTCGATCGTGTAATTGACCTTGCTGCTCACGAATTTAAAAAACGTATTGGTGAACACATGAATGATGACTTTTTAGATCTTAAAGATGATTTAAAAGGAATCATTGTTGGTGGACCTGGATTTACCAAAGAAGAGTTTATCCAAGGGGATTATCTCCAATATGAACTTAAAGATAAAATCATTGCAACTGTGGATACATCTTATACTGGAGAACCTGGTATTCGTGAAGTTATTGATAAATCTGCAGATATTTTAGATAACTTGGATGTAATGCATGAGAAAAAACAAGTTCAAAGATTCTTAAAAGAGTTGACCAAAGATAAAGGTTTATGTTCTTATGGTGAAAATCAAGTTAGAAATAATTTGATAATGGGTGCTGTTGACACTTTACTTTTATCTGAAGATTTGTCTAGCATGCGTAAAACATTTGAATGTACTAACTGTGGTACTCAAAAAGAAGTCACTGTTAAAACTCAAGCAGAAGCTGATAAATATGATGAAAAATGTCCTAATTGTAATGATACTTTCAAAGAAATCGCTTCAAAAGATTTAACCGATGAATTTGTTGAAAAAGCAGAAGAAATGAACACAAACGTTGAATTCATTTCCACTGAAACTGAAGAAGGTATGCAACTTTTCAGAGCATTCGGTGGTATTGCTGCTGTTTTAAGATATTACGTAGAATATTAA
- the gdhA gene encoding NADP-specific glutamate dehydrogenase has product MSYVDEVIETIIEQNPGEPEFHQALKEVMETIRPVVEENEEEYKKIALLERLANPERQIKFRVPWVDDNGQVQVNTGYRVQFNSAIGPYKGGLRFHPSVNIGIIKFLGFEQIFKNSLTGLPIGGGKGGSNFDPKGKSDREVMAFCQSFMTELYRHIGADTDVPAGDIGVGAREVGFLFGQYKRLSNLYEGVLTGKGLTFGGSLARTEATGYGLLYFTNAMLKANDIDIAGKTIAVSGAGNVAIYAIEKAQQLGGKPVTCSDSTGWIYDPEGIDVALLKEVKEVRRERLTAYAEARPSAEYHEGKGVWTIKCDIALPCATQNELQLEDAKALVENGVLAVAEGANMPTTIEATEYLQANDVLFAPGKASNAGGVATSALEMSQNSQRLSWTFEEVDSKLQGIMENIFANVAAAAEEYGFDKNYVAGANIAGFKKVVDAMIAQGIV; this is encoded by the coding sequence TTGTCATACGTAGATGAAGTAATTGAAACTATTATTGAACAAAACCCTGGTGAACCTGAATTCCATCAAGCTTTAAAAGAAGTAATGGAAACCATCAGGCCTGTAGTTGAAGAAAACGAAGAAGAATACAAAAAAATTGCACTTCTTGAAAGATTAGCAAATCCAGAAAGACAAATTAAATTCCGTGTTCCTTGGGTAGACGACAACGGTCAAGTACAAGTAAACACAGGATACCGTGTACAATTCAACAGTGCAATTGGACCTTACAAAGGTGGATTACGTTTCCACCCTTCTGTAAACATAGGTATTATTAAATTCTTAGGTTTCGAACAAATCTTCAAAAACTCCTTAACTGGTCTCCCAATTGGTGGAGGAAAAGGTGGATCCAACTTTGATCCTAAAGGAAAATCCGACAGAGAAGTAATGGCATTCTGTCAAAGTTTCATGACTGAATTATACAGACACATTGGTGCTGACACTGATGTACCTGCAGGAGATATTGGTGTAGGTGCTCGTGAAGTTGGTTTCTTATTCGGTCAATACAAAAGATTATCTAACTTATACGAAGGAGTATTAACTGGTAAAGGATTAACTTTCGGTGGATCTCTTGCAAGAACTGAAGCTACTGGTTACGGATTATTATACTTCACTAACGCAATGTTAAAAGCAAATGATATTGATATTGCTGGTAAAACCATTGCAGTATCCGGAGCTGGAAACGTAGCTATTTATGCTATTGAAAAAGCTCAACAATTAGGTGGTAAACCAGTAACCTGTTCCGATTCAACTGGTTGGATTTACGATCCTGAAGGAATTGATGTAGCATTACTCAAAGAAGTAAAAGAAGTAAGACGTGAAAGATTAACTGCATACGCAGAAGCAAGACCTAGTGCTGAATACCACGAAGGTAAAGGTGTATGGACCATTAAATGTGACATCGCATTACCATGTGCTACTCAAAACGAATTACAATTAGAAGATGCAAAAGCTTTAGTTGAAAATGGTGTACTTGCAGTTGCTGAAGGAGCAAACATGCCAACCACTATTGAAGCTACTGAATACTTACAAGCTAATGATGTATTATTCGCTCCAGGTAAAGCATCCAATGCTGGTGGGGTAGCTACTTCTGCATTAGAAATGTCTCAAAACTCCCAAAGATTATCCTGGACTTTTGAAGAAGTTGACTCAAAACTCCAAGGTATTATGGAAAACATCTTTGCAAATGTTGCAGCTGCTGCTGAAGAATATGGTTTCGATAAAAACTATGTTGCAGGAGCAAACATTGCAGGATTCAAAAAAGTTGTTGATGCAATGATTGCACAAGGAATCGTATAG
- the rimI gene encoding ribosomal protein S18-alanine N-acetyltransferase, which translates to MIIRKVNPNDLNRVFEIENMSFNQSYGLKMFQQLYEMGIGFLVAEHEGYVIGYVMFWIKYEFNGHIISIAVDEKYRRLGAGTKLLVKAISILSLLNLDTIYLEVNENNHGAIEFYKKFNFRTDRVVPNYYTDGDGAIIMYLPLRKCHVSGD; encoded by the coding sequence ATGATTATACGAAAAGTTAATCCAAATGATTTAAATAGAGTTTTTGAAATAGAAAACATGTCATTTAACCAATCTTATGGATTGAAAATGTTTCAACAACTATATGAAATGGGTATTGGTTTTTTGGTAGCCGAACATGAAGGTTATGTAATTGGTTATGTAATGTTTTGGATTAAATATGAATTTAATGGCCATATTATTTCAATAGCTGTTGATGAAAAGTATAGACGTTTGGGTGCTGGAACTAAACTTCTTGTTAAGGCCATTTCAATTTTGTCATTGCTAAATCTAGATACTATCTATTTGGAAGTAAATGAAAATAATCATGGAGCTATTGAATTTTATAAAAAATTTAATTTTAGAACTGATAGAGTAGTTCCAAATTATTATACTGATGGTGATGGCGCCATTATAATGTATTTACCTTTAAGGAAATGTCATGTTTCCGGCGATTAA
- the rpsJ gene encoding 30S ribosomal protein S10: protein MNQARIKLTGTDPEKLAYVCDQLKKIAERTGVDLSGPIPLPTKKLVVPTRKSPDGEGKASWEKWELRIHKRLIGIGADERAMRQVMKINVPDNVSIEIELKG, encoded by the coding sequence ATGAATCAAGCAAGAATTAAGCTTACAGGAACAGACCCAGAAAAATTAGCATATGTTTGTGATCAACTCAAAAAAATTGCTGAAAGAACTGGTGTAGACTTATCTGGTCCTATTCCATTACCTACTAAAAAATTAGTAGTACCTACAAGAAAATCTCCAGATGGAGAAGGTAAAGCTTCTTGGGAAAAATGGGAACTCAGAATTCATAAACGTTTAATCGGTATTGGAGCTGACGAACGTGCTATGAGACAAGTTATGAAAATTAACGTTCCTGATAATGTAAGTATTGAAATTGAACTTAAAGGATAG